The sequence below is a genomic window from Limnochordia bacterium.
GAGTAAGGCGGAGAAACTAGTAGAACGTGCCCTAGAACTAGGGAGCACGGATAACGTCACCGCCGTGGTAGTGCAGGTGGATAAGGACAAAGGATAAGGGAGCCTACTGTCTCTTGTATCAAAAGCATAGAAACTAAAGGTGGACGGGACCTAGGATGATAAAGATCCATGGAAAACTATTTGTCGACGCTATTTTAGTGGGAAGTCTGGGCATGTTTTCTGTGTGGCTGTTGCAGCCATTTAATCCTTGGTTCTTTCTGCTTTATATCGGTCCTACAGCAGTTGGGTTTTGCATGCTGTATGGGCGCCAGGATCGGATTGATCCGTTGTTGTTTGCTCCGGCGGTCTTATTATGTGGAGTGGGACTAACCATGGTTGCGCGATTGGCTCCGGGACTGTTATGGCGACAGCTTGTGGCGTACCTAGTCGGGTTGTGCAGCTATCTGCTTCTTAGCATCTGGGGAGGTAGGATTCGGTGGGAACGGTTCGGATACTTGTGGGGCCTTCTGGGAGCTTTGCTGCTTTTAGGTACCTCGCTATTTGGTGTTCGGGTGGGCGGCAGTCGTGCCTGGATCCGCTTTCTTGGATTTAGCTTCCAACCGATAGAGCTTTTCAAATTACTGTTGATCTTGTTTTTAGTTGCTTCTTTAACCGAGGAGAGTACCAGCATAGTCCTGCGCGAACGACGGGGCTTATTCGCCCATATGAGCCTGTGGGGGCCTTCGCTTTTGCTGTGGCTCCTGGGGGTACTTGCCCTAGGTATACAGCGGGATCTAGGTGGGATGATTTTGCTATCGGGGATCTTTTGGGGGACCATATATGTGGCGGAGGGTCGCCTAGCTACCGTACTAATTGGGTTACTCTTGGGGTTAGGTGGTTTTACATTATCTTATTGCTTGTTTCCCCATGTACAATCACGCCTGGGAAACTGGCTTGACCTGTGGCGCGGTGACCAAGTGTATCATCAACTGCAACAGGGACTCTTCGCGGCTGCTTCCGGTGGGTTTACGGGAACGGGCCTGGGCCTGGGACACCCTTACCTAATTCCCCAGGTACATACAGATTTTCCCCTGATGGCCATTTGGGAAGAACTGGGTTTACTAGGTGCTGTAGGTATTCTGGGTTTGTATATGCTCATGGTGGTCTATTTGTTTAAGAAGGCCATTAATTCATATTGTCTTCGGCACCGATTGCTCTGTGCCGGGGTAGCTGTGATGATTGGCTTGCAGGTGTTACTAATTGCCGGGGGAAATCTAGGCCTGGTGCCCTTAACCGGCATTACCTTGCCCTTTATCAGCTACGGAGGTAGCTCAGTGATTGTCCTTTGGTCGGCCCTTGGTTTGACCGGGGCGATACCAAGACTAAGGAGGCAGTGCCGATTAGAAGTCTGAATAATCTTCTG
It includes:
- a CDS encoding FtsW/RodA/SpoVE family cell cycle protein encodes the protein MIKIHGKLFVDAILVGSLGMFSVWLLQPFNPWFFLLYIGPTAVGFCMLYGRQDRIDPLLFAPAVLLCGVGLTMVARLAPGLLWRQLVAYLVGLCSYLLLSIWGGRIRWERFGYLWGLLGALLLLGTSLFGVRVGGSRAWIRFLGFSFQPIELFKLLLILFLVASLTEESTSIVLRERRGLFAHMSLWGPSLLLWLLGVLALGIQRDLGGMILLSGIFWGTIYVAEGRLATVLIGLLLGLGGFTLSYCLFPHVQSRLGNWLDLWRGDQVYHQLQQGLFAAASGGFTGTGLGLGHPYLIPQVHTDFPLMAIWEELGLLGAVGILGLYMLMVVYLFKKAINSYCLRHRLLCAGVAVMIGLQVLLIAGGNLGLVPLTGITLPFISYGGSSVIVLWSALGLTGAIPRLRRQCRLEV